In Pedobacter sp. W3I1, one DNA window encodes the following:
- a CDS encoding RagB/SusD family nutrient uptake outer membrane protein gives MKTIKYTCIFMLLLTMGSCKKFLTEAPVSQVSSDKFYKSKYDIDAAMAGMYSAFQLTMVGESQFNDRYHYWGEFRADNFDRFLSYTNTYTTEIALNALTTDNPYADWSRLYTVIARANSNIKYIPGVPALDNNVTQAVVNANLAQSYAIRAISYFYLVRVWGDAPVWLEPYEDSQVAAERERTKAAQILDEVIIKDLKTAYDLTVKNQNASVYYMNEGAICAALADAYMWKKDYTNAILWINNLFKARNPKGALYTGTSDANLEPTASWKSIFTAPAASVETIWSIHWDFTTNSCACMQISYSPNNRQMQVDPLLYASYFLPQTQPVHTNDIRPKQTLDVYAVTNPALNNRDRFLKFYPSPSNPVGAIPTTELNLYYNQNTAVYLPMYRLSDIYLLYAEALNGNNDLPNALKYLNFVRKRANVDQYLATDVKVNAKAAMENAILEERQYELIGEGKRWFDLVRTNKVKEVMDPVLKDRQVRNGNTDIVGFTDVRRSYWPLSRAVMNSNKKLVQNPGYGE, from the coding sequence ATGAAAACAATAAAATATACCTGTATTTTCATGCTATTGCTCACTATGGGCAGTTGCAAAAAATTTCTTACAGAGGCGCCTGTTTCTCAGGTGTCGAGCGATAAATTCTATAAATCTAAATATGATATTGATGCGGCTATGGCAGGGATGTATTCTGCCTTTCAGCTCACTATGGTGGGCGAATCGCAGTTTAACGACCGCTACCATTATTGGGGCGAGTTCAGGGCTGATAATTTTGACCGTTTTCTTTCCTATACCAATACTTACACCACAGAGATTGCACTAAACGCCCTTACCACCGATAATCCATATGCAGATTGGTCAAGACTGTATACCGTAATCGCCAGGGCGAACAGCAACATCAAATATATACCAGGGGTGCCCGCTTTAGATAATAATGTTACCCAGGCTGTTGTCAATGCAAACCTTGCACAATCTTATGCCATAAGAGCAATTTCTTACTTTTACCTCGTGAGGGTTTGGGGCGATGCACCTGTTTGGTTAGAACCTTACGAAGATAGCCAGGTTGCTGCAGAACGGGAACGGACCAAGGCCGCGCAGATTTTAGATGAGGTAATCATCAAAGATTTAAAAACAGCTTACGACCTCACCGTTAAAAATCAGAATGCATCGGTTTATTACATGAATGAAGGTGCGATTTGTGCAGCCCTTGCAGATGCCTATATGTGGAAAAAAGACTATACAAATGCCATTCTTTGGATCAATAACCTGTTTAAGGCCAGAAATCCTAAAGGAGCACTCTATACGGGTACATCTGATGCAAACCTGGAACCCACGGCCAGCTGGAAAAGTATATTTACCGCTCCTGCTGCGAGCGTAGAAACCATTTGGTCTATCCACTGGGATTTTACCACAAACAGTTGTGCCTGTATGCAGATATCTTATTCGCCCAATAACAGACAGATGCAGGTCGATCCGCTTTTATATGCCAGTTACTTTCTGCCTCAAACTCAACCTGTTCATACTAACGATATCAGGCCTAAACAAACACTGGATGTATATGCGGTTACAAATCCGGCGCTCAACAACCGCGATCGCTTCCTGAAATTTTATCCAAGTCCATCAAACCCTGTTGGGGCAATACCTACCACAGAGTTAAACCTGTATTACAACCAGAATACGGCTGTTTATTTGCCAATGTACAGGTTATCTGATATTTATTTGCTCTATGCCGAGGCGCTCAACGGAAACAACGATTTGCCGAATGCCCTTAAATATTTAAATTTTGTGAGAAAAAGAGCCAATGTAGATCAGTACCTGGCCACCGATGTTAAGGTAAATGCTAAAGCAGCAATGGAGAACGCAATTTTAGAAGAGCGCCAGTATGAACTCATCGGCGAAGGTAAACGCTGGTTCGACCTGGTAAGAACAAACAAAGTGAAAGAAGTTATGGATCCAGTGCTCAAAGACCGTCAGGTTAGAAATGGTAATACCGATATAGTTGGTTTTACAGATGTGCGCCGTTCTTATTGGCCATTGAGCAGGGCAGTAATGAATTCTAATAAAAAACTGGTACAGAATCCTGGTTATGGCGAGTAA
- a CDS encoding SusC/RagA family TonB-linked outer membrane protein, translating to MITAGSNTDSLNVSFNSDNDLQDLLLGNTGQRNQVNASLAGASKTFNYYSSVNYIDDKSIVINSFAKSLQTRLNISYQALPKLKYTSNFSLYYQTKNEIPIARTVNVIFDRPANSLIYYPDGALTSYIASKRNPVANAMYEINKTETYSAQINNQLDFDITKHIKWTTLFNLAYENPQYTFFAPRYVSPNRNTNNGINELTKNFRYEAQTYFNYNQKFKDHTLSATLGANAIRRTQSVFHLEYLNSASEEITVTLPAYLTGSKTYTTGTANTNQAIFARVNYDYKSRYYASAVYRNDGSSRFGPENKRGSFYSGSMAWRFSAEKFMDWSKTFLDDAKIRASYGRVGNDQIEDYGAITKVQFEGNYNGIGGAAYNTTIGNSLIKWETGIQKNLGLDLTFLKGRLNFTGELYEKESKDLLYQRQLVKETGFSTVIVNLGSIVNKGIEFTVSGTPISKKNFSWNIDANIYFERGTIKELAGGVPFIAGNKWYVQEGGKIGDFYGWKNLGVYQWNESNAYNDSWDKLTVVLGADNKPLYVNGKAQYTFNGQPYSGTVHNLYDPSGKLVGGDTEWANIKRDSLIDDGDRHVIGNAQPKFNIGFGNTFNYKRFSLNVLFNASIGGDIYNSLLYNANNPSNTGPGNPDVLYNSWQKPGDIAKYPYYPNRPSRGNLKANGNSAYLESRSFIRLASMRFAYSMDPALTKRVYLKGITAFIYGTNLLTWTNYKGYDPEFSTSNPLTPGDDTGKYPKRRELGFGLNISL from the coding sequence TTGATCACCGCGGGCTCAAATACGGATTCATTAAACGTTTCTTTTAATTCAGATAATGACCTCCAGGATCTGTTGTTGGGTAATACCGGTCAGCGCAACCAGGTAAATGCGAGTTTGGCAGGAGCTTCTAAAACCTTCAACTATTATTCAAGCGTTAATTATATCGACGATAAATCTATTGTGATCAACAGTTTTGCCAAATCACTTCAAACCAGGTTGAATATCTCTTATCAGGCACTGCCAAAACTTAAGTATACTTCCAATTTTTCGCTCTATTATCAAACCAAGAATGAAATACCCATCGCGAGAACGGTAAATGTTATTTTCGACAGGCCGGCAAACTCACTGATTTATTATCCTGATGGGGCATTAACAAGTTACATCGCCTCGAAGCGAAACCCTGTTGCAAATGCGATGTACGAAATCAATAAAACCGAAACCTATTCGGCACAGATCAACAACCAGTTGGATTTTGATATCACCAAGCATATTAAATGGACTACACTTTTTAACCTGGCTTATGAAAATCCACAGTATACGTTTTTTGCACCACGTTATGTAAGTCCAAACCGCAATACAAACAACGGTATAAATGAACTGACCAAAAATTTCAGATACGAAGCACAAACCTATTTTAACTACAACCAGAAGTTTAAAGACCATACCTTGAGTGCAACATTGGGGGCAAATGCCATCCGTAGAACGCAGAGCGTATTTCATCTGGAGTACCTAAATTCAGCAAGTGAGGAGATCACCGTTACGCTGCCAGCCTATCTTACGGGGTCGAAAACTTATACTACCGGTACGGCCAATACCAACCAGGCTATTTTTGCTCGCGTAAATTATGATTATAAGAGCAGGTATTATGCAAGTGCGGTATACCGCAATGATGGTTCTTCCCGTTTCGGCCCGGAGAACAAACGTGGATCCTTTTATTCAGGATCGATGGCCTGGCGTTTTTCTGCAGAAAAATTTATGGACTGGTCTAAAACATTTCTTGATGATGCCAAAATCCGTGCAAGTTATGGACGGGTTGGTAATGATCAGATCGAGGATTATGGCGCAATTACAAAAGTACAGTTCGAGGGAAATTATAATGGGATAGGTGGGGCAGCCTATAATACCACGATAGGCAACAGCCTGATTAAATGGGAAACAGGAATCCAGAAAAACCTGGGGTTGGATCTTACCTTTTTGAAAGGAAGATTGAACTTCACCGGCGAACTTTATGAAAAGGAATCGAAAGACCTGTTATATCAGCGACAGCTAGTTAAAGAAACGGGCTTTTCAACGGTTATTGTTAACCTTGGTTCTATTGTTAACAAAGGGATCGAATTCACCGTTTCCGGTACACCAATTTCTAAAAAGAATTTTTCATGGAACATAGATGCAAATATTTATTTCGAAAGAGGTACAATTAAGGAGCTGGCAGGCGGTGTTCCATTTATTGCAGGTAACAAATGGTATGTTCAGGAAGGTGGCAAAATCGGAGATTTTTATGGCTGGAAAAACCTGGGTGTTTATCAATGGAACGAATCTAATGCCTATAATGACAGCTGGGATAAATTAACCGTGGTATTGGGTGCCGATAACAAACCTTTGTATGTAAACGGAAAAGCTCAGTACACTTTCAACGGACAGCCTTACAGTGGAACGGTTCATAACCTGTACGATCCTTCAGGTAAACTTGTTGGCGGAGATACCGAATGGGCAAACATTAAAAGAGACAGTTTGATCGATGATGGCGACCGCCATGTGATTGGTAATGCCCAACCTAAGTTCAATATCGGTTTTGGCAATACATTTAACTACAAAAGATTTTCTCTGAATGTGCTGTTCAATGCATCGATAGGAGGAGACATTTACAATAGCCTGTTGTATAATGCAAATAATCCATCCAATACCGGTCCTGGTAATCCAGATGTGCTGTACAACTCATGGCAAAAACCCGGAGATATTGCAAAATATCCCTACTATCCAAACAGACCTTCGAGAGGGAATTTAAAAGCAAACGGCAACAGTGCCTATCTGGAAAGCCGTTCTTTTATCAGGCTTGCCAGTATGAGATTTGCCTATAGTATGGATCCAGCCCTTACAAAACGGGTGTATCTCAAAGGGATAACGGCATTTATATACGGTACGAATTTATTAACCTGGACAAACTATAAAGGCTACGATCCTGAATTTAGCACTTCTAACCCATTAACCCCTGGCGATGACACCGGGAAATACCCGAAAAGAAGAGAACTTGGGTTTGGTTTAAACATCAGTTTATAA
- a CDS encoding TonB-dependent receptor plug domain-containing protein, with the protein MKRKFTRFFSAHRILLKVAVFACLLTLINTGVFAQGQTKVSGTVKDRSGAALPGVTVRVKDQTGGVSTDNNGKFTISVAPNAILQFNMIGYTTMERKVGDGAMNVVLEDASSALDDVVVIGFGGKVKRSDLSSAVSSVSAKDIQERQPVDLLNALQGKASGVTVTTDGGPGGEGTVQIRGVTTLNGGAGPLYVVDGVITDNGRNINPLDIAGIEILKDAASASIYGAQAANGVILITTKKGVEGKPRVDVQYTHLFGKLAHKLPQSNSEEVRAFRRLQNGGFDHRGLKYGFIKRFF; encoded by the coding sequence ATGAAAAGAAAATTTACAAGATTTTTCTCTGCGCATCGCATTCTGCTGAAAGTAGCAGTATTTGCATGTTTGCTGACTTTGATCAATACTGGTGTTTTTGCTCAGGGGCAAACTAAGGTGTCAGGAACCGTAAAAGACCGTAGTGGTGCAGCCCTGCCAGGTGTAACGGTTAGGGTAAAAGATCAAACCGGTGGCGTATCGACTGATAATAATGGTAAATTTACTATTTCGGTAGCCCCGAACGCCATTCTTCAGTTTAACATGATTGGCTATACCACTATGGAAAGGAAGGTTGGCGACGGCGCAATGAATGTTGTGCTGGAAGATGCGTCAAGCGCGCTAGACGATGTGGTTGTAATCGGTTTTGGCGGTAAAGTTAAAAGAAGCGACCTAAGTTCTGCGGTTTCTTCTGTTTCGGCCAAAGATATTCAGGAGCGACAACCAGTAGATCTGTTGAACGCACTGCAGGGAAAAGCATCAGGGGTAACTGTTACTACCGATGGCGGCCCTGGCGGAGAGGGAACCGTTCAGATTAGAGGGGTTACGACCTTAAACGGTGGTGCAGGCCCGCTTTACGTGGTTGATGGTGTAATTACAGACAATGGCAGAAACATTAATCCATTGGATATTGCAGGCATTGAAATTTTGAAAGATGCAGCTTCTGCTTCTATTTATGGTGCACAGGCCGCAAATGGTGTAATTTTAATTACAACAAAAAAAGGTGTTGAGGGTAAGCCCAGGGTGGATGTGCAGTACACACATCTGTTTGGCAAACTTGCACATAAACTCCCGCAGAGCAACTCTGAGGAGGTTAGGGCTTTTAGAAGGTTACAGAACGGAGGATTTGATCACCGCGGGCTCAAATACGGATTCATTAAACGTTTCTTTTAA
- a CDS encoding glycoside hydrolase family 95 protein: MEIISNKRNVLIFQLVVCFLCLGATRANAQKIISRPLKLWYDQPARVWEEALPLGNGKMGAMVFGNVQRERLQLNESTLWSGYPEPGNNPDGPSLLPQVRKAMFEGDYLNATALWSKMQGPYSARYLPMGDLFLEFDHNNAAFTNYYRELDLANAVSLVKYTVNGINYTRQTYMSYPDQVLVMKITASKANSISFKLGLTSKLKYTVASSAQQQLILNGKAPKYVAARDYDPQQVVYDEKEGMNFQIRVKVANVGGTVKSTSSNLTVSKATEVIIYLTGATSFNGFNQSAGLAGKDPSVQTRLNMNKAIGKGSSQIYTKHLSDYQSLFNRVKFELGDPDLKSDQLPTNERLLHFKSNPVPDHNLLTLYYQYGRYLLISSSRKGGQATNLQGLWNDLVQPPWGSNYTTNINTQMNYWLAENTNLTECNEPLFNLIKNLSVNGAVTARVNYNIGKGWVAHHNSDIWAKTSPVGAFDKDEREMPRKTAWPMAGAWLSTHLFEHYRYTNDTLFLEKTGYPLMRGAAEFMLAWLIEDPKTGYLVTNPSTSPENVVKIKDKSYQLSIASTMDMSIIRELFEQCIQASQVLKTDYAFAERLKKAKARLYPYQIGQYGQLQEWFQDWDDPKDQHRHISQLYGLYPADQINVYANPSLSSAAKQSLLHRGDVSTGWSMAWKTNWWARLQDGNHAYQVLLSALNYIDPLSPKGQMSGGGAYPNLFDAHPPFQIDGNFGATAGITEMLLQSHYGELVLLPALPDAWPSGKIEGIKARGDYNVGIQWAHGMLKTASIKANRTGKCTIRTFTKIKINNLNAGPRADGIENVVETPYLNHSKTALQPLNLKQSYLYELEVKKGETYLITSADY; encoded by the coding sequence ATGGAGATCATTAGTAATAAAAGAAATGTTTTAATTTTTCAGTTAGTGGTATGCTTTTTATGCCTTGGTGCTACAAGGGCTAATGCTCAAAAAATCATTTCCAGACCACTAAAGCTTTGGTACGACCAACCTGCCAGGGTTTGGGAAGAGGCGCTGCCCTTAGGTAACGGAAAAATGGGCGCCATGGTATTCGGAAACGTGCAGCGCGAACGGTTACAGTTAAATGAAAGTACGCTATGGTCTGGTTATCCCGAACCTGGAAATAACCCTGATGGGCCAAGTCTGCTACCACAGGTAAGGAAAGCAATGTTTGAAGGTGATTATCTAAATGCAACGGCACTCTGGAGTAAAATGCAGGGACCCTACTCGGCAAGATATCTCCCAATGGGTGATTTGTTTTTGGAGTTTGACCACAACAATGCTGCTTTTACGAATTACTATCGCGAACTTGATCTTGCTAATGCGGTATCGTTGGTAAAGTATACCGTAAATGGAATAAACTATACCAGACAGACTTACATGAGTTATCCTGATCAGGTATTGGTGATGAAGATAACGGCCAGCAAGGCAAATTCCATCAGTTTCAAGCTTGGTTTAACCAGCAAACTGAAATATACTGTTGCAAGTTCAGCTCAACAACAACTGATTTTGAACGGTAAAGCGCCAAAGTATGTGGCTGCAAGAGATTATGATCCACAACAGGTGGTGTATGATGAAAAAGAGGGGATGAATTTTCAGATCAGGGTAAAAGTGGCAAATGTTGGTGGAACCGTAAAAAGTACCTCTTCAAATTTAACAGTAAGCAAGGCAACAGAAGTGATCATCTACCTCACAGGCGCAACAAGTTTTAATGGTTTTAATCAATCGGCAGGTTTAGCAGGTAAAGATCCTTCGGTACAAACGCGCTTAAATATGAACAAAGCCATTGGAAAAGGTAGTTCGCAGATTTATACAAAGCATTTGAGCGATTACCAAAGTCTTTTTAACAGGGTAAAATTTGAACTTGGCGATCCGGATCTGAAATCGGACCAATTGCCGACGAATGAACGGTTACTGCATTTTAAGAGCAACCCGGTTCCCGATCATAATCTGCTGACGCTCTATTATCAATATGGAAGGTATCTGTTAATTTCAAGCTCAAGAAAAGGAGGTCAGGCTACAAACCTGCAAGGATTATGGAATGATCTGGTACAGCCACCATGGGGCAGTAACTATACGACCAATATCAATACACAGATGAATTATTGGTTGGCAGAAAATACCAATCTTACCGAGTGCAATGAGCCATTATTTAACCTCATCAAAAACCTTTCGGTTAATGGGGCAGTAACAGCCAGGGTAAATTATAATATCGGTAAAGGGTGGGTAGCCCATCACAATTCGGATATCTGGGCTAAAACCTCACCGGTTGGTGCCTTTGATAAGGATGAACGGGAAATGCCCAGAAAAACCGCCTGGCCAATGGCAGGTGCCTGGCTGAGTACTCACCTGTTCGAACATTACCGCTATACCAATGATACCCTTTTTCTGGAAAAAACGGGTTATCCTTTAATGAGGGGTGCTGCCGAATTTATGTTAGCGTGGTTAATAGAAGATCCTAAAACGGGTTATCTGGTTACCAATCCTTCCACCTCTCCAGAAAATGTAGTTAAAATAAAGGACAAATCCTATCAATTGAGCATTGCCTCTACAATGGATATGTCAATTATCAGGGAACTTTTTGAGCAGTGCATACAGGCCTCGCAGGTTTTGAAAACTGATTATGCTTTTGCAGAGCGGCTTAAAAAGGCTAAAGCCAGGTTATATCCTTATCAGATTGGACAATATGGACAGCTGCAGGAATGGTTTCAGGATTGGGATGACCCTAAAGACCAACATAGACACATCTCTCAGCTTTACGGGCTTTATCCAGCCGATCAGATCAATGTTTATGCAAATCCTTCACTTTCATCGGCAGCCAAACAATCCTTACTTCACCGTGGAGATGTTAGTACCGGCTGGTCTATGGCATGGAAAACAAATTGGTGGGCGAGGTTGCAAGATGGCAATCATGCTTATCAGGTGCTGCTATCGGCATTAAATTATATTGATCCGCTTTCCCCAAAAGGGCAGATGAGTGGTGGTGGAGCCTATCCAAATCTTTTTGATGCACATCCTCCCTTTCAAATCGACGGTAACTTTGGGGCTACCGCCGGGATAACAGAGATGCTGCTACAGAGCCATTATGGCGAACTGGTTTTGCTACCTGCACTGCCTGATGCATGGCCATCGGGGAAAATAGAGGGAATTAAAGCAAGAGGCGATTATAATGTAGGGATACAATGGGCGCACGGGATGCTCAAAACGGCATCCATTAAAGCAAATAGAACTGGGAAATGTACAATCAGGACATTTACTAAAATTAAGATTAACAATTTGAATGCAGGCCCGCGAGCAGATGGTATTGAAAATGTAGTGGAAACGCCATATCTCAACCATAGCAAAACAGCGTTGCAGCCGCTCAATTTAAAGCAAAGTTATCTTTATGAACTTGAAGTTAAAAAAGGTGAAACTTATTTGATTACTTCTGCAGATTACTAA
- a CDS encoding heparin lyase I family protein — MRTFKLVILALACATVMQYGCKKQSTTETPAEKMEKAAQQNTASGGVQIMSVLFNGDASNGSANVWNDINIEGTGTVTTVNDETGTLTWKFLKPANSHRTEGHGAKNYEAQDGDEIYIGWTSKIYMPTTLKTEAIFQWKSYPTAGSLQNHPLMLRTKSGNLELQHFDDNHVATVPWSTTLAVNTWLKFVIRMKVSRDPAVGYIEFWYNGVKQTLANGSQRLYCRTLDVDYCDPKWGVYGGDSSQVTHFVKKIRIGTSYADVAQ, encoded by the coding sequence ATGAGAACTTTTAAACTTGTAATTCTGGCGCTTGCCTGCGCCACTGTAATGCAGTACGGCTGCAAGAAACAATCAACAACGGAAACGCCGGCAGAAAAAATGGAGAAAGCTGCACAGCAAAACACTGCATCAGGAGGGGTTCAGATCATGTCTGTACTCTTTAATGGCGATGCCTCCAACGGATCGGCCAATGTATGGAATGACATTAACATTGAAGGTACAGGAACGGTAACCACCGTAAATGATGAAACGGGTACCTTAACCTGGAAATTTTTGAAGCCTGCAAACAGCCACAGAACGGAAGGGCACGGTGCCAAAAACTACGAAGCCCAGGATGGAGATGAAATATATATAGGCTGGACCAGTAAAATCTATATGCCAACCACATTAAAAACAGAGGCCATATTTCAATGGAAATCCTATCCAACGGCCGGATCATTACAAAATCATCCACTAATGCTCAGAACCAAATCAGGAAACCTTGAATTACAGCATTTTGACGACAACCATGTTGCTACAGTACCGTGGTCTACCACGCTGGCCGTAAATACCTGGCTTAAATTCGTTATCCGGATGAAAGTATCCAGAGATCCTGCCGTGGGTTATATCGAGTTCTGGTACAATGGCGTTAAACAGACCCTCGCAAATGGTAGCCAGCGGTTATATTGCAGAACTTTGGATGTCGACTATTGCGATCCGAAATGGGGAGTTTACGGAGGTGATTCTTCACAGGTAACCCATTTTGTCAAAAAAATAAGAATTGGTACATCTTACGCCGATGTAGCACAATAA